In the genome of Natronomonas salina, the window AACGGCGGCGAGCGCGGGGAGGAGCGCCGTCGAGAGGAGGCCGGCGAGGACGACCAGCGAGCCGTAGCCAGCGAAGAGCATCGGGAGCGGCCCGATGCGGTCGGCGAGGTAGCCCCCACCGAGGAGGACGACAGCGCCGACGACGAGCATCGCGCTGGCGACGAGGCTGGCCGTGCCGGCGTCGACGCCGTAGCCGGCGTCGAGCAGGGTGGCCGCGTACGACCGGACGCCCCAGATGGCGGCGCTGTTGACGAACCACAGCGCGGTGAGCGCGAGGATGAGCGGCGCGCCGGCGAGCATCCGGAGGTAGCCGACGAAGCGGTCGCGGAGGTCGCGGAGGCGCTCCCGGGGAGTGTCGGCGCTGCCGAACGGCGCCGGGTCGTCCTCTCGGGCCTGCGCGCCGGCGCGGGTGATCGACGCCGGGAGTCGCCGGACGACGAGGGCGGCGACGCCAGCGTAGCAGAACCCGAGGGCGGCGATGGCGAGGAAGGCCGCCCGCCAGCCGTAGCCGAGCGCGACGGCCGCGGGAACGGCGGCGTACGGGACGGCGAGGCCGACGGCGCCGGCGAAGCCGTGGGCGCTGTAGGCCCGCGAGCGGTACGATTCGGGGGCGGCGGCGGAGATGAGCGGGTAGTGGGCGGGGTGGTGGCCGGCGACGCCGAGGCCCATCACGCCGGCGGCGACGAGCAGCCACTCGTAGGTCGGCGCCAGCGCGGACAGCGCGCAGCCGAGCGACCCGACGACGAGACAGCCGATCAGGACCGCCGCGTGGCTGTAGCTGTCGGAGATGTACCCCAGCGGGAGCTGGCCGGCGGTGACGACGCCGTTGACGACGCCGATGGTGAGACCGAGCGCCGCGAGGGAGGCGTCGAACTCGCCGCTCAGGAGCGAGAACGCGGGCGCGAAGAGGAGCAGGTACGCGTGGTTGACGACGTGCGAACCGGAGACGAGGCCGACCACGAGCGGCGCGTGACTGCGCGGCACGGCCGGGGCTTCGCCGTCCGGTCTGTAAGCCGGTTCGGTTTCGATTCGTCAGCGGCGCCGGGTGCGGGCTGGGGGAACCGCGGTCAGTCGGCGCCGACGGAGATGCGCTTCGGACTGGCGGTGGGCGTCCCGAGGGTGCCGCCGGCGCGTTCGACGGCTCGCTGGAGGCGCTCGGGCGAGATGCCGGCCTTCTTGGCCGCCGTCTCGGCGTCGAGTGTGCCGCCCTGGTACAGTGTGAGTGCCGTCTGAAGCGCGTGCTGCTTCATGTCCGGACAAGCGTTCGAAGGGATAATAATAGTATCGAGAGATAATATGCCACAGCATGACCTTATATGCCGAACCGCACCAAGAATCGTTATATTAAGCGGCACGCAGCTATCCGTCGGTCGGGCCGGTCGGCGTGCGACGGCGTGCCGGAGGCTCGCAACGCTTTAGTCCGCGCTATCCCGGGTACCCGTATGGACG includes:
- a CDS encoding MFS transporter, with translation MPRSHAPLVVGLVSGSHVVNHAYLLLFAPAFSLLSGEFDASLAALGLTIGVVNGVVTAGQLPLGYISDSYSHAAVLIGCLVVGSLGCALSALAPTYEWLLVAAGVMGLGVAGHHPAHYPLISAAAPESYRSRAYSAHGFAGAVGLAVPYAAVPAAVALGYGWRAAFLAIAALGFCYAGVAALVVRRLPASITRAGAQAREDDPAPFGSADTPRERLRDLRDRFVGYLRMLAGAPLILALTALWFVNSAAIWGVRSYAATLLDAGYGVDAGTASLVASAMLVVGAVVLLGGGYLADRIGPLPMLFAGYGSLVVLAGLLSTALLPALAAVGVVLLLAATVDLSRPARSTLTDLASERRDVGKNFALMTIGISAGGAVAPPVFGYVIEQTDVWAAFVGVAATAAVALGLSLLVARTVRDGA